A stretch of DNA from Ignisphaera cupida:
AGCAGCTGGTCTATATGTGTCAGCACATACAAGACATGGTCTATACCCATATCTTTTGTAGAAATACGCTATTTTAGCAGCTGTTGTTGTTTTTCCTGAGCCTTGAACTCCAACAAGCATTATTATGTAGGGTGTTTTTTGTGGAAATACCTGTGGTTTTACATCTCCTCCAAATAGATTTGATAATTCATCATATACTATTTTAATGAACCATTCGTTTCTAGAAACAAGTGGAGGTGGTTTTTCCTTTAAAGCTCGTTCTCTAATAGAATTTGTTAATTGCAGAACAAGCTTAACATTTACATCTGCTCTTAGAAGAGTTTTTTGAAGTTCCTTAATAAAATTTTCAACAGCAACTTCATAAGGGTCTTTTCCACGTAAAAAATCTACCACAAGTTTTTTTAAAGAATCTAGTACTGTGCTCATTTTACAATCCTATCGCTATTTACCTAACCCTGACTATAAATCTTCTTCCCATGGCACTCCAATACTCAACCTCAACTCCTGGAGCTATCTTAGATCTTACTCCTTCATCTGTTGGCATGTCGACTTCAAAAGTTTCAAACGTTTCTGTATCCATCACCTGTACTTTATCAGCTAGAACAGCTACAACTTGCCCAATTCTCTTATCTATTATTGGCACTTCAACTCTTTGATCAGCCGGGCCTACAAGAGTTTTTCTAGCACCCGTAAATATGCTTATCGCTACCAAATGAACCTTTGCACTACCATGCTTACCTGTCTTAGCTCTTGAAATTTCTACTACTCTACAAGGCTCTCCATCTATAACCACGTAACTACCCTCTTTTAAATCTCCAAGCTCTGCATAGTCTACGCTCATAAAACCACCAAAACATGTTATATTGCATAGAGATATAAACTCTTCGCTTAGTTAATAAGATTTTGTGAAGCTATAGTGATTTAAAGATGAATTTAAAAGAAATTAGGAAATCTATTGAAAGTCTCATAGACAAGGATAGTGTTGATGTAGATGTTGTATATGATCTTTATGTAGAGTTTGTTAAGGAAATGTCTAAGAATATAAGCCATAAATATAAAGATGTTGATGCATGGAATATTGAAATGCTTGACGAGGCTGTGGATCTCATCTGTGATTATTTAAATGGTAGTAGCAAAGTTATAGAGGTTTGGGATGCTATATGGGATGCTAAAATTGATAAAAGGAAAATTAGTGGTGATGTTGTGCTAAAGTTTTTAGATGTTGTGAAAATGGCTGAGAAACTCTATGGAGTCTAGCAAAAAAGTTGATGAAGTTCTAAAAGATTTGATAGAGTTTACCACATTTTGTTTTGATTATTCTGCTGCAAATAGTATCTCCAAAAACTTTCGCATAATGTTGTTTCCTTCTTTCAAGAGTTGGACAAAGATTATGCTCTATCCTGCTATACACGAAACTGCTTTAACAAAGGTTTTCAGCAAACTAAAAACTATTGGCTCAGGTGTACTAGCTGGGTGGTTGTGGGGTGGTAGATTTATGCCATCACCACATTTCTACAACTTTGTGAAAAGTTTTACCAACAGTATTGGATGTGCTATTGTTGCTAAAACTCAAGGTGTTAAAGCATTTCTTTATGGCAATGATCTTTTGTTAGCCTCATTCGAAAAAGCCTTGCCCCCTGTTTCAAAAGGTAAACCTGTTGCAGTTCTAGATTCTGAAGACTATATGGCTATTGGTATAGGCATAGCTTTGTTTGAGTTAAGGGAAATTGAAATGCTTTTAAAAAGTGGAAAAATGCTTACTCCAATAGTTAAAAATGTTTTTGATTTGGGAATGCATATACGTGATGAAGAATTCTTTTACTAAATAAAGCTTTTTAGTCTTAGAAAGAAATACTATAGCCTTCAAAAGTGTAGGTGATTAAAAAGTGTTTTGCCCAAAATGCGGAACTCTACTTGTGTTTGACAAGGTTAAGAGAGTATATAGATGCCCAAAATGTGGTTACGAAGCTAGCAATTTAGGAAATAGAATCGTTATGTCAAAAGCCATATTACATAATGAGAAAGAGAAACTAACAGTTGTTGATTCATCTCAAGTTTCAGCACCTCCAACAGCAACACTTGTAAAAGGACATGTAAGATGTCCAAAATGTGGCAATGAAGAAGTATATGCATGGCAAATGCAAACAAGAGCAGCTGATGAACCACCAACAACATTTTATAAATGCACTAAATGCGGTCACACCTGGAGAGAATACTAGCATAGCGGCTATAGCACAACCATAGTAAATATTTGAAAAAGCTAATAACCCCAACCACAAACAAAAAGTTTATTTAGAAATAAAAGGGCCCGTC
This window harbors:
- a CDS encoding translation initiation factor IF-5A, which produces MSVDYAELGDLKEGSYVVIDGEPCRVVEISRAKTGKHGSAKVHLVAISIFTGARKTLVGPADQRVEVPIIDKRIGQVVAVLADKVQVMDTETFETFEVDMPTDEGVRSKIAPGVEVEYWSAMGRRFIVRVR
- a CDS encoding transcription factor S, which translates into the protein MFCPKCGTLLVFDKVKRVYRCPKCGYEASNLGNRIVMSKAILHNEKEKLTVVDSSQVSAPPTATLVKGHVRCPKCGNEEVYAWQMQTRAADEPPTTFYKCTKCGHTWREY